In Citrus sinensis cultivar Valencia sweet orange chromosome 2, DVS_A1.0, whole genome shotgun sequence, a single genomic region encodes these proteins:
- the LOC102612025 gene encoding histidine kinase 2 has protein sequence MTMAMTCKLCGSSSSRLSASSKLKKASEPLQGPDRVNRRSTLAFLWLLGFVIVGSICFLLSCDGGAFVGNEEEEGRMSCEKKAQIFLQHSNVSHNQLHALATLFSESDQIASLKCTREPGSGMLLHNGITCAMKVPYSKKQEFQKQSIWLAEDVKQMDQCPVEDVNVSWKLDHSVLKNISQARTWSNCTRDHFKILSFCLFKGCWWFICGMVVICIVVSLLFKSRRNHKHKHDQLQPVPQQRQMILQQKQQQQTPHPPRSAGKWRMKILVVFVLLGIAISVWLFWHLKEKMHLRRKETLASMCDERARMLQDQFNVSMNHVHALAILVSTFHHRKHPSAVDQKTFGEYTERTAFERPLTSGVAYALKVLHSEREQFEKQHGWKIKKMETEDQTLVQDCTPENLDPAPVQDEYAPVIFSQETVSHIVSIDMMSGKEDRENILRARASGKGVLTPPFKLLKSNHLGVVLTFAVYNTDLPQDATPEQRIEATLGYLGASYDVPSLVEKLLHQLASKQTIVVNVYDTTNASAPINMYGPDVTDTGLLRVSNLDFGDPSRKHEMHCRFKQKPPVPWTAINASIGVVVITLLVGHIFHAAINRIAQVENDYHEMMELKARAEAADVAKSQFLATVSHEIRTPMNGVLGMLQMLMDTELDAAQLDYAQTAHNSGKDLISLINDVLDQAKIESGRLEPEFVPFHLHDVLDNVLSLFSSKANQKGIELAIYVSDRVPEVVIGDPGRFRQIITNLVGNSIKFTQDKGHIFVSVHLADDVRSKVDVKDKVLEKSLNSVQHKSDKVYNTLSGFPVVDRWKSWENFKMLDNTNTMEQLGRIKLLVTVEDTGVGIPREAQVRIFTPFMQADSSTSRTYGGTGIGLSISRCLVELMGGEIGFVSEPGTGSTFSFTVTFTEGERNSLDPKWQQYVPDVSEFRGLRALVIDDKSIRAEVTRYHLQRLEMAVHVANSMQLACSYLSDTCSTSVLPQLALVLIDKDVWDKEIGLVLHYMLKQQRRKGGLEISRNLPKIFLLATSISETDRNELKSDGIVTLLTKPLRLSVLIGCFQEDPESSKKLQQKRKKPSLGHLLKGKQILVVDDNMVNRRVAEGALKKHGAIVTCVDCGRAAVDKLTPPHNFDACFMDLQMPEMDGFQATWQIRHLENEINEQIASGESSAEMFGNVGLWHVPILAMTADVIQASNEQCMKCGMDDYVSKPFEDEQLYTAVARFFMSG, from the exons ATGACTATGGCTATGACTTGCAAGCTCTGTGGCTCTAGTAGTAGTAGATTATCAGCAAGTTCAAAGCTGAAGAAGGCAAGCGAGCCTTTGCAAGGGCCGGACCGCGTCAATAGAAGGAGCACGCTTGCATTTCTCTGGCTTTTGGGTTTTGTTATTGTAGGGAGcatttgttttctcttaaGTTGTGATGGTGGCGCTTTTGTGGGAAATGAGGAGGAGGAAGGCCGAATGTCTTGTGAAAAAAAGGCTCAAATCTTCTTGCAGCATTCCAACGTTAGCCACAACCAGCTCCATGCTTTGGCTACTTTGTTCTCTGAGTCAGATCAG ATTGCATCCCTCAAATGTACCAGAGAACCAGGATCAGGAATGCTATTACATAATGGCATCACTTGTGCTATGAAGGTACCATATTCCAAGAAGCAAGAGTTTCAGAAGCAGAGTATATGGCTTGCAGAAGATGTAAAGCAAATGGACCAATGCCCAGTTGAAGATGTGAATGTCTCCTGGAAACTTGACCATTCAGTGTTAAAG AACATCTCCCAAGCAAGGACATGGAGCAACTGCACGAGAGATCATTTCAAGATTTTAtccttttgtttgtttaaagGGTGTTGGTGGTTCATTTGTGGAATGGTGGTAATCTGCATTGTTGTcagtttactttttaaatcaaGGAGGAACCACAAGCATAAGCATGATCAGTTGCAGCCTGTGCCCCAACAGCGTCAAATGATACTGCAGCAGAAACAGCAACAGCAAACTCCTCACCCTCCTAGAAGTGCTGGAAAGTGGAGGATGAAGATCCTAGTGGTCTTTGTTCTGCTTGGTATTGCAATTTCCGTCTGGTTGTTTTGGCACTTGAAAGAAAAGATGCATTTGAGAAGGAAAGAGACACTTGCCAGTATGTGTGACGAGCGAGCGAGGATGCTCCAGGATCAGTTTAATGTGAGCATGAATCATGTTCATGCCTTGGCTATTCTGGTGTCCACCTTTCACCATAGGAAACATCCATCTGCAGTCGATCAG AAAACATTTGGTGAATATACTGAGAGAACAGCTTTCGAGAGACCACTTACTAGTGGTGTAGCTTATGCTTTGAAAGTTCTTCACTCAGAGAGAGAGCAATTTGAGAAGCAGCATGGatggaaaataaagaaaatggaaactgAGGACCAGACTCTTGTGCAAGATTGTACACCAGAAAATTTGGATCCTGCTCCTGTTCAAGATGAATATGCACCAGTTATATTTTCTCAAGAAACTGTGTCCCACATTGTCTCTATTGACATGATGTCTGGAAAG GAAGACCGTGAAAACATTTTGCGAGCAAGGGCATCTGGGAAGGGAGTATTGACACCACCGTTTAAGCTGTTAAAGTCTAACCACCTTGGTGTTGTACTCACATTTGCTGTCTACAACACTGACCTACCCCAAGATGCTACACCAGAACAGCGTATAGAAGCTACTTTGGG GTATCTTGGCGCATCATATGATGTCCCATCCCTAGTGGAGAAGCTTCTGCACCAACTTGCCAGTAAGCAGACAATTGTTGTGAATGTCTATGACACAACAAATGCATCTGCTCCAATCAACATGTATGGTCCTGATGTCACCGACACAGGTCTGCTGCGTGTCAGCAACCTTGATTTTGGTGATCCATCACGGAAGCATGAGATGCATTGCAG GTTTAAACAAAAACCTCCTGTACCTTGGACGGCAATCAATGCATCAATAGGAGTCGTAGTTATTACTTTGCTTGTTGGCCATATCTTCCATGCGGCCATAAATCGAATTGCACAAGTGGAAAATGACTATCATGAGATGATGGAGCTCAAAGCTCGTGCTGAAGCTGCAGATGTGGCAAAATCTCAG TTTCTTGCAACTGTTTCCCATGAGATCAGGACTCCAATGAACGGTGTCTTAG GTATGCTGCAAATGCTGATGGATACAGAACTTGATGCAGCCCAGTTGGACTATGCCCAGACTGCTCATAATAGTGGGAAGGATCTTATCTCATTAATAAATGACGTTCTTGATCAGGCTAAGATAGAATCTGGAAGGCTTGAACCAGAATTTGTACCTTTTCATCTGCACGATGTTCTTGATAATGTTCTATCCCTTTTCTCGAGCAAAGCTAATCAGAAAGGAATTGAG TTGGCCATATATGTCTCCGACAGGGTTCCTGAAGTTGTCATTGGTGATCCTGGACGATTTCGgcaaataataacaaatctTGTTGGAAATTCAATCAAG TTCACACAAGACAAGGGGCATATATTTGTCTCAGTGCATTTGGCAGATGACGTAAGGAGCAAAGTTGATGTTAAGGATAAAGTGCTggaaaaaagtttaaattcaGTTCAACACAAATCAGACAAAGTATATAACACATTGAGTGGGTTTCCTGTAGTTGACAGATGGAAAAGCTgggaaaactttaaaatgttAGATAACACAAATACAATGGAGCAACTTGGTAGGATTAAGTTACTAGTGACTGTTGAAGATACAGGTGTTGGAATTCCTCGAGAGGCACAAGTGCGAATTTTCACTCCTTTTATGCAGGCTGACAGTTCCACTTCACGAACATATGGTGGTACTGGAATAGGACTGAGTATCAGCCGTTGTCTGGTGGAACTCATGGGTGGCGAGATTGGGTTTGTGAGTGAACCTGGCACTGGCAGTACTTTTTCATTCACCGTGACTTTTAcagaaggagaaagaaattcACTGGATCCAAAGTGGCAGCAGTATGTTCCAGATGTTTCAGAGTTCCGAGGATTACGGGCATTGGTAATTGATGACAAAAGCATCCGAGCTGAGGTCACAAGATATCATCTTCAGAGATTGGAAATGGCTGTGCATGTAGCCAACAGTATGCAATTGGCATGCTCTTATTTATCTGACACATGCAGCACCAG TGTGTTGCCACAGTTAGCATTGGTTCTCATTGACAAAGATGTTTGGGATAAGGAAATTGGTCTTGTGTTGCATTATATGCTGAAACAGCAAAGGAGAAAAGGCGGCCTGGAAATCTCAAGAAACCTCccaaagatttttctcttagCTACCTCCATTAGCGAAACTGATCGCAATGAGCTCAAATCTGATGGTATTGTAACATTGTTGACAAAACCTCTTAGGTTGAGTGTCTTGATTGGCTGCTTCCAAGAAGACCCTGAAAGCTCTAAGAAGTTgcaacaaaaaagaaagaagccATCACTGGGGCACCtattaaaaggaaaacaaattttggTGGTGGATGACAATATGGTCAATAGAAGAGTGGCAGAAGGTGCTTTAAAGAAACATGGAGCAATCGTTACTTGTGTGGACTGCGGCAGGGCTGCTGTAGATAAGCTTACACCACCCCATAACTTTGATGCCTGCTTCATGGATCTGCAAATGCCAGAAATGGATGG GTTTCAAGCAACTTGGCAAATCCGCCACCTCGAGAATGAGATTAATGAGCAAATTGCATCTGGTGAATCATCGGCTGAGATGTTTGGAAATGTGGGTCTGTGGCATGTACCAATATTAGCTATGACAGCTGATGTCATTCAGGCCTCAAATGAACAGTGCATGAAATGTGGGATGGATGATTATGTGTCAAAGCCTTTTGAAGATGAGCAACTTTATACAGCAGTGGCACGATTCTTTATGTCTGGTTGA